Sequence from the Prunus persica cultivar Lovell chromosome G5, Prunus_persica_NCBIv2, whole genome shotgun sequence genome:
TTAAGtgttagaaaacaaaagagtCCTGATCTGGTTTGGGTGGTTGTCTTgttcattttggttttttccaCAATAATGCTAATTATTAGTGGAagacaaaacattaaaatggGCTTCTTCCCTGACAATGGCCAAGGAAAACGAGGATCTTAGGCAAGCTGAGTCATCATTTGCTGTCCAATAATTTATTGGATAGGTTCGAATTATTAAGGCCACGCCAGGTAGCTGTCACCTTCTAAATCTGAATCTACaagacttatatatatatatatatatatatatatatatatatccgtGTTAACATAAAACTGCTCAACCAGGTCTTTGGAGCTACCATTATAACCAACCAATGGTAAGCCTTAATTAGGCCTTCTAGAACCATTGTCCTTTCTGTGTCTCAATAGTTAATTACCCCCACCCAAAAACCACCCGACTCATTGATACTCTCTCAAAACTTAATAATAACCCAGAATTTGATCGAAGAATTATGTCTATCAACGGCTCACAGTAACTCACATAGATGCATGATTTAAAAATAGAGTTATACTATCATCATATAcaccagaaagaaaaagggattTTAGTTCATTGATTCTCGATTAAACATCTGATTTATGTGATATGTACTTGACAAGGAATGGGGAAGTAAGTCGTGAAATTTTTCCTGAAAAATCACATTGATGAGAGAAATAAAAACTAGCTAGGGTAAACTCTAATTGGTTGAAAACACTGTGCCACAACAGATTTACCACGTGGGTTACTGCTACTTCACGTTTATCATCCCTAATTAAACATCCCAGAAACGCCATTTGCATTGTGAAACAAAGTAACAAAAtgaatcattattattattaaataaataagaaaagtagCAATTAGAACAAACACCACGAGACTCGCTTCAAACTCTGTTGTCCACTTCTTCAGCAGAAAAACAACTCTTTTGTCCACTTGTCCTCTCATGCTCTCCCTTCATGCACATACgcatataaataattaacacAAAACACACATTATTCACTTGTCCGAAAACTCATTACCCAAATTTCaatctctctgttttttttttcttttctgccaAACGACCCAATTCGAAATGAACAAAACCCATTCCAGTTTGTAGCCAATAATACATCAAGAGCTCAAGCTTAACCCATTCAATCTTATATGGCAGACCCAAGACCTTTTCTTCCATCAGATCTCAATACCCTGCCCTGCACCTACACCCCTCTGCCAAATGGAGCCAACCCGGATGGAGGAGCCCCGGAGACCCGGAAGAGGCACTTGAAGGAGCTCCTAGCAATCTTTTCTGGGTTGCTTATGGTTTCTCTCTTGGTGGTCATTATAAGTGGCAAGGAACCAAATTCCCATAATGCAAGCAACAAACATGAACCCTTGTTTTTGGCTAAACAGCCTCATACAGCACGCCCCGAGAAATTGAGGCCAGTTTCTAGGGGCGTGCCGGCCGGAGTGTCCGAGAAGATGAACCGGTTAGCCGGGGACGTGGACGGGCCGGTGTTTCCATGGAACAATAGCATGTTGTCATGGCAGAGAACTGCCTTCCATTTTCAGCCTGAAAAGAATTGGATGAATGGTacgtggatttttttttttttctttctttttttctgttgaATGGACAAAATGATTgcttggttttttgttttttattttatttgtggtTTTAACTTTTGGTccataaatgaaatgaaatggacCATCAAAACACGTGGGTTTGATTGATAAAGGAGAACCTTTCtggttgacccaaaaaaaaaaacggagAACattagttattattttatttattttttctattcatTTGGTTGCAAAAAGTGATTTTCCacttttgtttaaaattttatttttgaataaagTGATTGTACTTTATTGAAGTACAATTGAAATGAACTTCACGCAAATATCTATACTAATTAATATGATTTTTCCAGTCAATTTTCAGAATTAGACAAAATAGTTATTATGTTACTTTTTTTGAGTGGTTATTATGTtactttttaataatttaataacaaCTGATAACTTACTGacactttaattttattttttttaaaatacaaacaataatttaaactataagAAGAAGAGATTTCTCTGATTTAACTCAACAAGCttcaaatttaataaaatgaaCTTGATAGAAGTTTTTCTTTGCAAGTAATTGTTGCGTGGGTCTATCTAACACTTCATCTTCTTATTTATTAGAATTAAATTGCAtgttaatattttattgattcatttttctttctttatggtTGGCTTTGACTGGTGACTCTTCTTCGGGCTGCTTCAGATCCCAACGGTAAGCAATCTCTAAGTTTCTGTTTATTGACCTGTCAAACTTGTATTCTTCCGACCTTTTGGATTATAATTGCATGATTTAGCCAAATAGTTtgaagtttccattttaaaaaaatatacaaaaaaagtTGCAACCCAACTTTGTAGGAAGTATCTGACATTTCAAGAGGCCATGTCAACGAAAGATGCGTGACACTTTTGCAATCAAACTTTGCCAACTCCATGATGCTGCCGTGTACATGAACTTCAcatgaaaaacaagaaaatcaaattaatcaaTCCTTGACTTTTTCAATACCaacaactaaaataaaataaaataaaattataaacagTAATTGAAGTAACACAGTAATTTGTAACATctaattttgtgatttttttgttgttgtttataCAGGTCCATTATTTTACAAGGGCTGGTACCATTTCTTCTACCAGTACAATCCCAACAAAGCAGTATGGGGAGACATAGTTTGGGGACATGCTGTGTCCAAGGACTTGATCCACTGGCTTCACCTTCCTCTGGCCATGGTGGCTGATCAGTGGTATGACATCAATGGCGTTTGGACTGGCTCAGCCACCATTCTCCCTGATGGTAAAATTGTCATGCTCTACACTGGTTCAACCAATGAGTCTGTCCAGGTCCAAAACCTTGCATATCCTGCTGACCACTCTGACCCTCTCCTCCTCAACTGGGTCAAGTACTCCGGCAACCCGGTCCTAGTCCCGCCCCCGGGCATCGGGTACAAGGACTTCCGGGACCCTACGACGGCATGGTTCACGTCAGAGGGCAAATGGCGGATCACCATTGGGTCCAAGCTTAACAAAACTGGGATATCTTTGGTTTATGACACCAAGGACTTCAAAACCTATGAGCTTCTGAATGGGGTGCTTCATGCTGTCCCTGGGACTGGAATGTGGGAGTGTGTGGATTTTTATCCGGTGTCGAAAACCAGTGACAAGGGATTGGATACTTCTGCGAACGGGCCTGATGTGAAGCATGTGGTAAAGGCTAGCCTTGATGATGACAGGAATGATTACTATGCGTTCGGGACTTATGATGAGAAGACTGGCAAATGGGTTCCCGATAACCAAAAGATTGATGTTGGTATTGGAATTAGGTATGATTATGGCAAATTCTATGCCTCCAAGACTTTCTATGACCAAAACAAGGGGAGGAGAGTGTTGTGGGGTTGGATTGGAGAGTCTGATAGTGAAAGTGCTGATGTACAAAAGGGATGGGCCTCTCTTCAGGTAGATTTGGTCAATTATACGAATTTACAGTATCTGATACATTGTTGATATTGCGAACACCATATTGAACAATTGTTGTGATAGATTGGTACTCGGTACCAAACACTCTTTTCTCTTTGCACATGTATCTTTAGTTGGAGTTACAATGTTTGTGGAATAACTATATGCAGGGAATTCCTAGAACAGTTTTGTTTGACCAGAAGACTGGAAGCAACCTACTTCAATGGCCGGTGGAGGAGATTGAGAAGTTGAGATTGAGCAGCAAGGATTTCAACAAGGTAGAGGTGAAGGCAGGGTCGGTGGAGCCACTTCAAGTTGGCACAGCCACACAGGTTTGTGCATTCTCTgttcttatttatattttatgctAATATTGGCACATTTTGGAGGGCATTTCTCAGCAGAACAATGCATGTCAATGTAACAGTTGGACATTGTTGCCGAGTTTGAATTGGACAAGAAGGTTTTAGAGAGCGTAGCTGAATCCAATGAGGCCTTCAGTTGCAATACCAGCGGTGGGGCTGCCAAACGCGGCGCTTTGGGACCCTTCGGTCTTCTTGTTCTTGCAGATGAGAGCCTCTCAGAGCAGACTCCTGTCTACTTCTATGTTGCCAAAGGACCTGGTGGCATTGTCGACACTTTCTTCTGTGCTGATCAAACAAGGTAAGCTTTTCATCAGAAACATTCTTGTGTAAATGCGGAGTTCAAATTCACAGTCTAACACCGTAAGCATAT
This genomic interval carries:
- the LOC18776102 gene encoding acid beta-fructofuranosidase 2, vacuolar; amino-acid sequence: MADPRPFLPSDLNTLPCTYTPLPNGANPDGGAPETRKRHLKELLAIFSGLLMVSLLVVIISGKEPNSHNASNKHEPLFLAKQPHTARPEKLRPVSRGVPAGVSEKMNRLAGDVDGPVFPWNNSMLSWQRTAFHFQPEKNWMNDPNGPLFYKGWYHFFYQYNPNKAVWGDIVWGHAVSKDLIHWLHLPLAMVADQWYDINGVWTGSATILPDGKIVMLYTGSTNESVQVQNLAYPADHSDPLLLNWVKYSGNPVLVPPPGIGYKDFRDPTTAWFTSEGKWRITIGSKLNKTGISLVYDTKDFKTYELLNGVLHAVPGTGMWECVDFYPVSKTSDKGLDTSANGPDVKHVVKASLDDDRNDYYAFGTYDEKTGKWVPDNQKIDVGIGIRYDYGKFYASKTFYDQNKGRRVLWGWIGESDSESADVQKGWASLQGIPRTVLFDQKTGSNLLQWPVEEIEKLRLSSKDFNKVEVKAGSVEPLQVGTATQLDIVAEFELDKKVLESVAESNEAFSCNTSGGAAKRGALGPFGLLVLADESLSEQTPVYFYVAKGPGGIVDTFFCADQTRSSVANDVRKEITGSYIPVLKDEKLSVRILVDHSIVESFAQGGRTTITNRIYPTKAIYGAARLFVFNNATEISVTASIKVWQLNSAFIRPYHQDESSLASFNHVTFIKLIAPFFIFLTLFFVR